The DNA segment GAGCTTCTCCACCACCATGGACGCGTACTGCTCCAGCGAGTCCTCGCGCGTGTTGCCGTTGAGCACCACCTCCCAGCCCATCTGCTCCGCGAAGCGGCGCACGCCGGGGATGCGCGACAACAGCGGCGTGAAGCTCTCCGTGCTCACGCCGTTCTCGCTCACCACGAACACTTCGTTCGCGGTGGCCACCGCCAGGGACATGTTCCCCTGCGTGTGGCCGGGCGTGCTCAGCAGCGCCGCGCCCTGGCCCAGCCACGTGTCCCCGTCCAGCAGCACCACGCGCTCCTCGGGGACGTCCGTGCCGCCGGGCACGAACCACACGTGCTGCATGGGGTGCAGGTGCTTCACCATGGTCCACTCGGCGCGCTGCACCAGCAGCTTCGCCCGGGGGAAGACGCCCGCCGAGCCGTCACCGCCCAGCCAGCCGCGCAGGTCCTGGATGTGCAGGTGGTCGAAGGCCAGGTAGTCCACGTCCGACGGCGTCAGCCCCAGCTGCTCCAGGTGGCCCTGCACCGTGCCGTGGCGGGTGGACATCACCTTGTCGGAGAGGAACGCGCCGTAGCGCTCGCGCAGCGCGCGGTAGAAGGGCGCCGCATGGCCCCGCTCGTAGTCGGTGGGGTTGAAGAGCAGGGTGCGCCGCTGGCCGGTGCCGGCCTCCGCGAACTGCACCACCTGCATGCGGTTGGTCATCATCACGTAGGGCGCCGGAGACAGCGCCGCCCCGCTGAAGGCGAACAGCGTGGGGTAGGGGAACGTGATGAGGTCGCGGGTGGCCACCGCCGCCACCGGACCCTCCCGGACGAAGGCCTCGCGCGCCTCCAGCGCGGCGCGGCGCAGCTTCTGCAGGCGGGGACCGGGCGAACGCTCGGCGCGGGCCTCGGGCAGCAGGGGCAGGGGACGGAACGGGGCGGAGGCGGAAACCATGACGCGACTCCCTTCGGGCAGGGGGACAGGCCCCCTGGCTGGCCGGCCGGCGTGCCACTCCGAGTGTAGCGCCGCCAGAAGGGCAGCGACACGTGGCCCCTTCGCTGTATAGGGTCGGAATGGCGATGGCGAGGAAGTCCGACGACACCCTCTCGGGAGATGTTCAGCCGGAAGACATCCGGCTGGAGGCCTCCCTGCGCCCGCGCACCTTCGACGAGTACGTGGGGCAGGGGGCGGTCGTCGAGAAGCTCAAGGTGTACGTGGCCGCGGCGAAGAGCCGGGGCGACGCGCTGGACCACTGTCTGTTCTCCGGACCCCCGGGCCTGGGCAAGACGTCGCTCGCGCACATCATCGCGAACGAGCTGGGCGTGGGCATCCACGTCACCAGCGGCCCCGCGCTGGAGAAGAAGGGGGACCTGGCGGGCCTGCTCACCAACCTCAACGAGCGGGACATCCTCTTCATCGATGAAATCCACCGCCTCAACGCCGCCGTGGAGGAGTACCTCTACCCGGCGATGGAGGACTTCCGGCTGGACATCACCATCGACACCGGGCCCGCCGCCCGCGCGATGAAAATTGATTTGCCGCCCTTCACCCTGGTGGGCGCCACCACGCGCACGGGCCTGCTCACGTCCCCCCTGCGCGACCGCTTCCAGATCCAGGACCGCCTGGAGTACTACGAGCCGAAGTTCCTGGAGCAGATCCTCGACCGCTCCGCGCGCATCCTCGGCGTGCCCATGGACCGCGCCGCCAGCCGCGAGGTCTCCACCCGCTCGCGCGGCACGCCCCGCATCGCGAACCGCCTCTTGCGCCGCCTGCGCGACTTCGCCCAGGTGGAGGGCAACGGCCGCATCACCTACGACCTGGCGCACGACTCCCTGAGCCGCCTGGGCGTGGACGCCAGCGGCCTGGACGCGATGGACCGCAAGATCCTGCTGACCATCCTGGAGAAGTTCGGCGGCGGCCCGGTGGGCGTGGAGACCATCGCCGCGAGCGTGGGCGAGCAGCGCGACACCATCGAGGACGTCTACGAGCCCTTCCTCATGCAGGAGGGCTTCCTCATGCGCACGCCCCGCGGCCGCACCGCCACGCTGCGCACCTACCAGTACTTCAAGAAGACGCCGCCCCCCACCCCACAGGGGACCCTCTTCTAGCCCCAGCCCTTCCGCCATGAGCCAAGCCTCCGCGCCCGCCGTGCCCACGGTCCTCCCCGGTTCCCGCGACTACTACGGCGACCTGATGCGCGCCTCGCAGGCCACGCGCGCGGGCTTCCTCGCGGAGAGGGAGCGCTGGCTCCGGGGCGTGCCGGTGGAGGGCCGCGAGGAGCTGCTCTTCGAGTTCGAGATGTGGCTGCGCGCCGTGGAGCGCTACTTGAACCTCCACAACTCCGTGGTGGACGCCCGCGCCCGGCCGCTGGTCACGCGCGACTTCCACGAGGAGCTGGTGGACGTGCGCGACGCCATGGAGCGCGCGGTGCGCGTCGCCCGGCACCTGCAGGACCCGGACAGCGACCCGAAGATGGTCTTCCGCAAGTACGTGGAGACCCAGCTCGCGGATGACCGCGTGCGCCGGCTGCTGATTGAAGAAGAGCTGGACCAGGAGACCCCGCCGGAGAGCCTCTTCGTCGTGCGCGAGGCCTTCGACGCGCTGAAGAACCTGCTCGACAACCTGCTCCAGCTGCCGCTCATCGGCCTGTCGCTGTTCCAGGACGTGGGCAAGCTGACGCTGCGGGAGATCGTCCTCAACCGCTACTTCCGCCCCTTCCGCCCGCTGGAGTTCCGCGTCGAGTACGACCGGCTTCGCTCCGTGCGCCTGCTGGATGTCCTGGGCACGCTGCCTTCCGACACGCGGCCCCTCTTCACCACCGCGTTCCTGGGCCTCTTCCGCGTGCTGCACTACCTGACGCACGTGGACCCGGAGTCCCAGCCGCCCGTGCCGCGCCGCGTGCGCGTGCTCCTGTCGCTGGTGCGCGGGGAGGTCTCCGCCGTCGCCAGCTACCTGCACACGGAGCTGTCCCCCAAGGCCGGCCCCAAGCACCTGCAGGCCGCCACGCTGCGCGCCGCGCGCGACCTGGCCCGGGAGACGGACCGCATCTCCCGCGATGTGCTGGTGGACCTGGACCGCGACCCCGCCGCCCCCCTGCGCGCCGCGGAGGCCTTCACCACGCTGCTGCGCCAGCAGATCGTCGCGCTGGTGGACGCGCTGTCCCCCAACGGCTCGCTGGGGGACGAGGCCTTCGCCCACCTCACCAGCGCCCAGGACGCCGCGCTGCGCCTGCGCAAGGACCTGTGGGTCTACGCCCAGCTCTGCCGCGCCGCCGAGAGCCACCTGCGCGCGGAGGACGTCGTGGCCGCCGAGCGCGTGCTGGAGGCCCTCAAGTCGTTCCTCGACTACTTCCACGACGGCGGCTACCAGCTGCTGCGCTACGCGGACTACGACGCCTTCGACCGCTTCACCTCGCTCCTGGTGGAGCTGCCCTGGCCCCCGGAAGGCCCCGGCATCCGCAGCCGCCTGGCGGAGGACCTCCGGCGGTTCTCACAAACGCTGGAGACCACCTTCCACGCCGTCAGCCGCCGCTCGCTCCTGCAGGGCCGCGGCTTCGACCGGCCGGACGCGGAAGCCCTGCGCGATCGCTTCCTGCCGCCTTCCGGACGCTGACCCACCCTCCCGGTCATGATTTCCGTCAAGCCCCGGACTCTCCGTGAGTCCCGGGCCGGCGTTTGCTTCCGGGCACTCGCCTGCGATAGAGACGCGCCCCTGTTGCGTGGGTGACACGTACTCCCGGTTGGCGCGAAACCGTCCGGGGGTGGCGGGGTCCGAAGGATGGATTCCGGACATCGCTGTCACGGTGGGAGGAGCAGTGGTGGGTTTCCCAAGAGGGGTGTCCGCGCCCCGGTCCAGGCCGTACCCCGTCCGGGTCCCCGGTTCGCCAGCAGTTCCGGGGGGTTGGGAAGGGCCGGGGGGCCCCTCCACGCAGTCCTTGTGTCACGGCCCCGTGGCATGTTGATTGCTCCTATGTGCACCGCGTCAGACCGCGGTGGAACGGCCTGACGGGGCCATACCCCGCGTATGTCAGTACGAAGCAGTCCCTAGAGGCGACACCGACATGCTCCAGCTCACCGACTTCCAGCGCACCCTCTCCCAGCCGGCCGTCTGCCGCGGCGTGGGGCTCCACTCCGGGTTGCCCGTGACGCTGACCCTGAAGCCCGCGCCCGCGGGTCACGGCATCGTCTTCGTCCGCACGGACCTGGCGCGCCCGGTGAGCATCCCCGCGCTGGCGGAGTACGTGGTGGACACGTCGCTGGCCACCACCCTGGGCCGGGACGGCGTGAAGGTGGGCACGGTGGAGCACCTGATGTCCGCGCTCGCGGCGCTGGGCATCGACAACGTGCGCGCGGAGCTGGACGGGCCGGAAGTGCCCATCATGGACGGCAGCGCGGCGCCCTTCACCCACGCCATCATGGAGGCGGGCTCGCACGAGCTGGACGCGCCTCGCGAGTACCTGGTCATCAAGAAGAGCGTGGTGGTGCAGGACGGCGACAAGCAGGCCTCGCTCACCCCCGCCCGGCGCTTCCGCATCAGCTGCACCATCGACTTCGAGCACCCCGTCATCCAGGGCCAGTCCTTCGACGTGGACGTGAACGACCGGGGCTTCTCGCGTGAGATTTCCCGCGCCCGCACGTTCGGCTTCCTGCGCGACGTGGAGAAGCTCAAGACGCTGGGCCTGGCGCGCGGCGGCTCGCTGGAGAACGCGGTCGTCGTGGACGAGGCCTCCATCCTCAACCCGGACGGCCTGCGCTTCCCGGACGAGTTCGTGCGCCACAAGATCCTGGATGCCATCGGCGACGTGTCGCTGTTCGGCCGGCCTGTCATTGGCCACATGACTGCCTTCAAGACGGGCCACGCGCTCAATCACAAGCTGGTGCGCAAGGTGCTGGCGGACCCCTCCTGCTTCGACATCGTCACCGCGCGCCGCCGGGACGTGGAGGGCCGTGAGTCGGGCCGCGGAAGCCTCGCGGGCGCGTTGGAGCTGGAGCCCCTGGTCGCCTGAACGCCAGACTGGCAATTCCTTGCCAGTCCCGGGGACCTCTATTAAGTCGGCTGGCTATGTCCATGCGCTCTACTCGCATCGCCCTGGCCGCTCTCCTCGCGGCATCCCTCACCGCCGGTTGCAACAAGGAGAAGGCGCCGGCCAATGCCCAGGCGCCCGCCGCGCAGGCCCAGGCGGCCAATGCCGCGGAGCCCTCGGCGGACACCGTGGTGGCCACCTTCGGCAACAACGAGAAGGTCACCTTCGGTGAGCTCAACGAGCGCATCAAGGAGCCGCTGGCCAACCTGGACAAGCAGAAGTTCCAGCTGCGCAAGCGCGGCCTGGAAGGGCTCGTCACGGAGCGCCTGGTGAAGGCCGAGGCCACCAAGCGCGGCATCACCGAGGACCAGCTGCTCAAGGCGGAGATCGACGACAAGATCCCCGCGCCTCCGGAAGAGAAGATCAAGGAGGTGTTCGAGGGCGCCAAGGGCCAGCTGCCCCCGGGCGCGACCTACGAGCAGATGAAGCCGCAGATCGTGGACTTCCTGTCCGGCCAGCAGAAGCAGGAGCAGGCCCAGAAGTTCTTCGACTCGCTCCGCCAGGGCGCCAACGTGAAGTACGAGCTGCCCGAGCCCCCGCGCCCGCCCGCGGAGCGCAAGCAGGTGGCCGCCACCGGCCCGTCCAAGGGTCCGGAGAACGCGCCGGTCACCATCGTGGAGTTCAGCGACTTCCAGTGCCCGTTCTGCAGCCGCGCCATCGCGTCGGTGGACCAGGTGACGAAGACCTACGGCGACAAGGTGCGCCTGGTGTTCCGCCAGTTCCCCCTGGACTTCCACAAGCAGGCGCAGAAGGCCGCCGAGGCCTCGCTGTGCGCCAACGACCAGGGCAAGTTCTGGGAGATGCACGACAAGCTCTTCGCCAGCCAGCAGGCGCTGGGCGTGGATGACCTGAAGAAGTACGCGGGCGAGCTGAAGCTGGACACCGCCAAGTTCAACTCCTGCCTCGACTCCGGCGAGAAGGCCGCGACGGTGAAGGCGGACATGGCGGACGGCTCCAAGGTGGGCGTCAGCGGCACGCCGGCGTTCTTCATCAACGGCATCATGCTGTCCGGCGCGCAGCCCTTCGACGAGTTCAAGAGCGTCATCGACGCGGAGCTCAAGGGCGCGAAGTAGTCCTGAAGCTCGGCAGTGAGGGAGGGCTGCGGTGGCGTCCAAACCCAGGGCCACGCCCCGCGTGAGCGGTGAGGCGGCTTCGCTCGAGCTGGAGCGGCCGCTCGCCGCCGTCGTCTCTCCCACCCGGCCCCTCTCGGCGCACTTCCTGGCGCCGGAGGGGCTGGTGCTCCTCCCGGAATCCCACGGCGCGTCCGGCTTCTTCGCCGGCAGCCTGGAGACGCTCTCGGTCGAGGAGGTGTTCGCTCAAATCCTCTCCGGCATCCGCACGGGCCAGCTCGTCGTGCAGCACGGCGGCGTGCGCCGCACGGTGGCCTTCCGCGACGGGCAGGTGGTCTTCGCCACCTCCAGCGAGCGCTGGGAGCGGCTGGGCGCGGTGATGGTGCGGCTGGGGCTCCTGACGGAGGCGAAGCTCGCCCAGGCGCTCGCGCAGGTGACGCCCGCGCGCCGGATTGGCCAGGTGCTCACGTCGCAGGGGCTGGTCTCCGAGGCCAGCCTCTACAGCGCCATGACGTTCGTGGTGCGCGAGGTGGTGCTCAACCTCTTCGAGATGGTGGAGGGCAGCTTCCTCTTCCTGGAGGCCAAGGCCCCGGCGGTGGACGCGGTGAAGCTGCCGGAGCGCACGCGCGACCTGGTGCTCACCGGCATCAAGCGCGCGGAGGAGACGGGCCGGCTGCGCCGCCGCTTCCCGGACGACATGCGCGTGACGCCCGGCCCCCAGGGCGCGCTGCCCGGCGAGGAGGCCCTGTTCGCCAGGCTGGGCGAGGGCACCACGCTGGGCGTGCTCCGGGCCGCCTACGCGGGCAGCCTGTACGCGTTCTACAGCGGCGTGGAGGAGGCGGTGCGCGGCGGCCACCTGGCCGTGCGGCCCGCGGAGGCGCCTCCCGCCCCGGGCCCCGCGGTGGAGGGCATGGCCTGGGAGCTCCTGTCCGCGGAGGAGCGCTACAACCTCCTCCTGTCCCTGGTGCACCGCGCGCTGCGCGAGGCGGGCCGGGACGTGGACCTGCTGCGCGGCTTCGTGGAGGCGCCGCCCCCGGGGCTGGAGGACGCCTACCAGGGCGTCACGCTGGGGCCGGACGGGCGCGTGGACGTGGCCCGGCTGCGCGCCAACGTGTCCACCAGCGGCGGTGAGGCGGTGGGCCGGGCGATGGCGCTGGAGGCGCTGGACGCGTTCGTGTCCTACGCGCTGTTCTCCGCGCGCAACGTGCTGCCCGCGGACGTGGCCGAGCGGCTGGCCAACACCTACCGGACCCTCCAGGGCGGCCTGACGTAGCCCAGGCCCCAGGCGGGGAGTTTCCTCCGTCGGACAGCGTACACCGCCCCCACGTGCCCCTGGCGGCCCCTGGGGTGGGTGCCCACGTTCCTCGCCACGGCTGGTGGCAGGCGGGGGACGAGCGACATGGGCGCGATGCGGATGTTGGGGTGGGGTGTGCTTCTGCTGAGCACGGCGTGTGGCGCGTCCCGGACGGCGGTGACGAAGGCGGAGCCCGGCACGGGCGGCTCGGGCAGGGCTTCCGATGAGTCCGCCATCGCCTCCACCACGCGGCGCTACGTGGACGAGGACCTGGGCTTCGAAATCGTCCGGCCCACCGCGGAGTGGCAACTGGACGAGACGAACGAGCGCACCCCGGAGGGGCTGGCGATTCCCGTCATCCTGCGCCACCGCGTGACGGGGGCCCAGGTGGTGCTGCAGGTGGCGCCCGGCGTGGCCACGCCCGTGCAGTTCGCGGAGCGGCTGACGCAGGGGCTGCGCCAGCAGCCGGGCTTCACCACCACGGATCCGCGGCCCATCGCGCTGTCGGACAACGCCGTGGGCTTCGACTTCCAGGTGGGGGAGGGCGTGCGCGGCAAGGTGGCCGTGCGCGAGGGCAACTCCGGCCGCGTGCTGATGATGCTGGCCACGTGGCCCACGGAGGCCTCCGCCGACATCACCCAGAGCGTGGACGACCTGATGGCCGGTGTCCGTCCGCTCCCGGAGCCGAGCGTGGCGGTGCGCTCGACGCCCCGGACGCCCTGAAAAGGGAAAGGCCCCAGGCCTCACGCCGCGGAAGGCGTGGGACCCAGGGCCCTTGAAGCCCCGCGCTGACCTTAAGCGCGGGCCGGCTTGCCCTTGGCGGCCTTCGGGGCCTTGGCGGCCTTGGGCGCCTTGGTGGCGGGAGACTCGGCCTTGGTGGGCTCCGGCTGCGAGGCGACCTCCGTGGCCCGGCGGCGCACCAGCTCCACCAGCGTGCGCGCGCCCACGCCCGTGCCACCCTTGTTGAGGTAGCCGCGCTCCTTGGGGCTGTTGGACGGACCGGCGATATCCAGGTGCACCCAGGGCGTGTCGCCCACGAACTCCTTGAGGAAGAGGGCCGCGTTGATGGCGCCGCCCCAGCGCTCGCCGGAGTTCTTCATGTCCGCCACTTCCGAGCGCAGCGCGTCCTTCTGCAGGTCGCTGACGGGCAGGCGCCACATCTCCTCGCCCGCGGCGCGCGCGGCGGCGAGCACGCTGTTCACCGTGTCGTCGTCGTCGCCGAAGGCGCCCACGATGTAGTTGCCCAGCGCCACCATGCACGCGCCCGTGAGCGTCGCCAGGTCGATGATGGCGGACGGCTCGTGCTCGGCGGCCCAGGTGATCATGTCACCCAGCACCAGGCGGCCTTCCGCGTCCGTGTTGGTGATCTCCACCGTCTTGCCGGAGCGCGCCGTGAGGATGTCACCCGGCTTGTACGCCGTGCCGGACGGCATGTTCTCACACGCGCCGATGAAGGCGTGCACGGGGAAGGGCGGCTTCACCACGGAGCCGATGACCTTCATCGCGGCCAGCACCGCGGCGGAGCCGGCCATGTCCGTCTTCATCTCCACCATGCCCTCGGTGGGCTTGAGCGACAGGCCGCCCGAGTCGAACGTGATGGCCTTGCCCACCAGCGCCAGCGGGGCGCGCTTGGCGTCCTTCGCGTTCTTCGGCGTGTAGACGAGGTGGATGAGCCGGGGCTCCTGCACGCTGCCGGCGGTGACGCCCAGGAACATGCCCATGTTCAGGCGTTCGATCTCCTTGCGCCCGCCAATCTCCGCCGTGAGCCCGCCTTCCTTCGCGGCCTGCTGCGCGGCCTGCGCCAGCTTCGTGGGGGTCACCACGTTGGGGGGCTCGTTGACCAGGTCGCGCGCCCAGTTGACGGCCTCCGCCAGCTTCAGGCCCAGGTTCAGCGCGTCGTCCAGCGCGCGCGACTTCTCCGTGCCCTCCGGCAGGGACAGCGTGGCGCGCGTCAGCTTGGGCGCGCCCTTCTCCTCGCGCGCGGCGGACTTGTACTTGTCGAAGCGGTAGACGCCCAGCTCCAGGCCCTCCACCACCGCGCGCACGGCCATCGCCGCGTCGTCCGTGGCGGGCACGCGGAAGCCGATGGCGGTGGCCTTCAGCCGCTGCGCCGTCTTCGCCGCGCGGCCCGCGGCCAGCCGCAGCACCTCCGGCTGGAAGCGCGCGCGGTTGCCCAGGCCCAGCAAGAGGACGCGGTCGGAGCCCAGCTTCCCCAGGGTGTGCAGGAGGAAGGACTGGTCCCCCTTGCCCTTGAAGCCCTCCTGGGTGGCGGCGGCGCGCAGCTTGCCCTCCAGGGCCGAGTCCGCGGCAGCCAGCGCCGCGGGGGCGGAATCACCCAGCTCGCCCTCGAAGAGGGGGATGACGAGCAGCTCACCGCTCACCGGCGCGGCTTCACCGGAGACGAGACTGAATTGCATGGCGACTTGGACTCCTGAAAAGGAAGGGGGTGATCCGAGGGGCGCGACTGTAGACGCGGGCCGTGTTGCTCGCAAAGCGCTGGTTGCCACTCGGGCATTGCAATGCCCCGGCGCGCTGGATAGCTGTGCACTCCCAATGCCCACCCTGCTGCTGCATCTGACGGCCATCGAACGGTTGGCCGCCCATCCGGACGGGCTCCCCGCCGACTGGGTGCGAGCGCTGACCGAGGACCTGCCCTACGCGCGCTTCGGCGCGGCGCTGCCGGACCTGCCCCTGTGCGCGGGCGTGCGCGGGGGCCTGGGCGTGCTGATGCAGCCGGAGGCCGGCTGGCCCCCCTTCGCGCGGCTGTACCACGAGCGCGCCCCGGTGGGCCTGGGCCTGAAGATGGCGGAGCTCGTGGCCTCCGGGGCCCTGGTGGGCACGGAGGCGGGCCTGGCCATCCTGGCCGGCTACTTCACGCACCTGAGCCTGGACCGGCGCCTCCACCCGCTGGTGGACGGGCTGGTGCTGCGCCACCGCCGCAAGGGCGAGCGGGCCTGGGACGCACGGCGTCAGGTGGAGTGGGCCCAGACGCTCTTCTTCCTGCGCGAACAGGACGGCACGGATGGCGTGGGCACCGCGCGCATCCGCGAGAAGTTCCAGGTCGTGAAGAGCTCCGGCATCCCGCTGCGCGGCATCGGCCGGGGCATCTACGAGCTGGTCCGGCTGGCCTCGCAGGACCGCGTGGGGCAGGCCCCCACCAAGGCGGAGCTGGACGGCTGGGTGCGCGGCCTCTACGTCTCCGGCGCCTTCCTCTCCAGTCCGCTCGGCCGCATGAGGGCGCTGCCGGCGTACTCGCAGCTCTCCTTCCAGGAGCTGTACCGCAATGATCACTTTGACTTCGCGGTGGAACTGGACGCCGCGCTGGAAGTGACGCGCGGGCTGATCAAGAAGCTGCACGGCTACATGGCGCGCGGCACCTACACGCCGCGCACGCGCGCGCGCTTCCTGGAGGACTTCCCCGAGGGAACGCTGGGCGCCACCGCCGCGTAGTGAACGGATCCACACGGCCCGCGTCCCAGGGTCGTGTCCGCGTGCAGGGCATCCAACCAATCAAGCCGGTTGCCCTCGGGGATGTGCCGCTATCCGAAGCGGGGAGCGCCTCCTATCCTCGATAGGGAATGACGGTCTTCCTCCTCATGGCGGCGGGTGTGTTGGCGGGTGGGTTGGGGTCGCTCCTGGGCATCGGAGGCGGCATCGTCCTGGTGCCCGCGCTGGTGTTGGGATTCGGAATCCCGCTGGAGCAGGCCGTCCCCGCGAGCCTGATGTGCGTGGTGGCCAACTCCTGCGCCGCCGCCGCCAGCTACGTGGAGAACAAGCTCAGTGACTTGCGCCTGGGGCTCACGCTGGAGCTGGCCACGGTGCTGGGCGCCATCGCCGGCGGGCTCGTCGCCGCCTTCGTCGCGGAGGCGATGGTGGCCGTGGTGTTCGGCCTCTTCACGCTCTTCGTGTCGCTCCAGATGATGCTCCTGCGCACCCCGCGTCAGGAGCCCGCGACGGCGGCCAACTACGTCCCCGGCAACTACCCGCTGGGCATCTCCGGCTCCTTCGTGGCGGGCGGCCTGTCCGCGCTCCTGGGTGTGGGCGGCGGTCCGCTGAAGGTGCCGCTGATGACCTACGGCATGCGCGTGCCCTTCAAGGTCGCCAGCGCCACCAGCAACCTCATGGTGGGCGTCACCGGGGCGGCGAGCGTCGCGGCCTACGCCTGGCGCGGCCAATTGAATCTCGGGCTCGTCGCGCCGTTGGTCGTAGGGGTGCTGGCCGGAGCATCCGTGGGCAGCAAGCTGATGTTGAGGACGCCGACCGCGGTGCTGAAGAAGCTCTTCGCGGCCGTCCTGCTCATCGTGGCCGGACAGATGTTGTGGAAGGGAGGGGAGGGGTTGTGGCCGAGCGTATGGAAATGAGTGAAGCAGAGCCTGAAATACCCGGTGTCCACCCGTCGATGATGGTGCCGGATGCAGGGCCCCCGCGTCGCAACGCGCGGGCGACGTCGGTGGTGCTGGACGCGGAGTTCCCCCAGGAACTGCCGCGGGAACCCATCACCCAGCCAGAGGCAGTCCCTCGCGAGCGCCGGGGGGCGAAGCGGCTCGCGGCGGGAGAACGGTGGATTGCCCGCGTGCTGCGCACCGGGGCCGTGACGAGCGGCGCCATGTTCGTCACGTCACTCGCGCTGGAGCTGCTGCCACGCGACGAGTCCGTGCACGTGGCCATCGACCTGCTGCGCAAGGGCGCGGCGTCCATGCTGCTGGTGACGCCGGTGGCGCGGCTGGCGATGGCGGGCACGCTCCTGGGCCTGCGCGGCGAGTGGCGTTACGCCGCCATCGCCGCGGGCGTCATCGGGCTGCTCGCGCTGGCGGTGGGCGCGGGCTTCCAGGCCTGACGCGAAGCAAGACGCAGGAAGACCGCGCGCGGGGCTACACGCCGCGCGCGGCGAAGTGCGCGAGCACGTTCTTCACCTTCGCGACCTCGTCGTGCTGCTTCAGGTCCTCGTACATGGGCAGCACGGCCTCGAACTGCTCGCGGGCCGCGGGGTAGTCCTGGAGGTAGTAGCAGGACAGCCCCAGGTCCCATCTCGCGCGGGCCTCGTAGACGTGGTCGTGCAGGCCGCCGTACACGTCCACCGCGCGCAGGAGGTGCGGCCGCGCGTTGTCGTGGTGGCCCAGGAGCCCTTCCGCTTCGCCCAGCAGCAGGTGCCCCAGCGCGAGCGCCTCCGGGTCCTCGCCCTGCTCCAGCAGCGGCACGGCCTCCAGGAAGCGCTTGCGGGCGGGCTCGTACTCGCCCTTGGCCATGCGCAGGTCGCCGATGTCCAGGAGCAGCCGCGCGATGCGCTCGTTGTTGCGCGTCTGGCGGTAGAGGATGAGCGCCTCCTGGTATTTCTCCTCGGCGCCGTCGGCCTCGCCCAGCGAACGCAGGGACTCGCCGATGCACGCGCGGCAGAGCGCCTCGCCTTCGCGGTCACGCCCCTCGTTGAAGAGCAGGGCGGCGGTGGCCATGTGCTCGATGGCGCCCTTGTGGTCCTCGAAGTGGGCCTTCACCACACCCAGGCCGAAGAGGGCCTGTGCCTGACCGGGCTTGTTGCCCGCGGTCTTGAAGAAGCCATAGGCCTCCTCGTAGTGCTCACGGCTCTGCGCGTGGTCCTCCAGCATCCCGTACAGCTCCGCCAACTGCACCAGCCCCTGGCCCACCTCCGCGGGCGAGCCGGTGATGCGCAGCGGGGCGAGCGCGTTCTTCTGCTTCTGGATGGCGTCGGTGATGTGGGCGCGTTCGGTGTCGGACGGGTGCATGTCAGTTCTCGTGAACCTTGCGGCGGCGGACGCCCCTGTCCAGCGAATCGTGCTTCTCGGCGCCTTCAGCACCGTTGCCATCGGCTTCGGCGTTTCCGTTGCGCTCGGCCTTCTCCTTCTCGTGGACGAGCAGCGGGGAGAAGAAGCAGTCCTTCTTCGTGTACTCGTCGAAGGCGAACGCGAAGCGGTAGCTGGCCGCCGCGCGCTGGTTGCAGTCCGTGCGCTCGCAGAAGCGGCAGGAGATGCCGCTGGGGATGGCGTCCTTGCGCAGGTCGTTGGTGGGCAGGCCGTACGCCAGGTACTTCGCGTTCTCCGCGTGCGTGCCCAGGCCGATGGAGTACGCCGTGCCCTTCACGATGGAGCCTTCAATCGGCTGCAGCTGCACCTTCGCGAAGCAGAAGTACGTCGTGCCGTCCGGCATGATGGAGTACTGGCGCGTGATTTGAGACGGGTTGAGGAACGCCAGGTGCACCGCCCACTTCGCGCAGCTTCCGCCGCCCGAAGCGAAGCGGATGCCGGTGCCGCTGTAGCGCTTGGAGATGTTCCCGGCGATGTCCGCGCGCAGGAAGTGGAAGGGCAGGCCCTGGCGCTTGGGGTCGGACAGGTTGCAGATGCGGTGGGCCACCGTCTCGTAGGTGGTGCCGAAGATGTTGGAGAGCAGCTCCACGTCGTAGCGCGTGCGCTGCACCTCCTTGAAGAACTCGCCGTAGGGCAGCATCAGCGCGCCGGCGAAGTAGTTCGCCAGGTTTACTTTGATGAGGCGC comes from the Corallococcus macrosporus genome and includes:
- the ruvB gene encoding Holliday junction branch migration DNA helicase RuvB, with the translated sequence MAMARKSDDTLSGDVQPEDIRLEASLRPRTFDEYVGQGAVVEKLKVYVAAAKSRGDALDHCLFSGPPGLGKTSLAHIIANELGVGIHVTSGPALEKKGDLAGLLTNLNERDILFIDEIHRLNAAVEEYLYPAMEDFRLDITIDTGPAARAMKIDLPPFTLVGATTRTGLLTSPLRDRFQIQDRLEYYEPKFLEQILDRSARILGVPMDRAASREVSTRSRGTPRIANRLLRRLRDFAQVEGNGRITYDLAHDSLSRLGVDASGLDAMDRKILLTILEKFGGGPVGVETIAASVGEQRDTIEDVYEPFLMQEGFLMRTPRGRTATLRTYQYFKKTPPPTPQGTLF
- the lpxC gene encoding UDP-3-O-acyl-N-acetylglucosamine deacetylase, translating into MLQLTDFQRTLSQPAVCRGVGLHSGLPVTLTLKPAPAGHGIVFVRTDLARPVSIPALAEYVVDTSLATTLGRDGVKVGTVEHLMSALAALGIDNVRAELDGPEVPIMDGSAAPFTHAIMEAGSHELDAPREYLVIKKSVVVQDGDKQASLTPARRFRISCTIDFEHPVIQGQSFDVDVNDRGFSREISRARTFGFLRDVEKLKTLGLARGGSLENAVVVDEASILNPDGLRFPDEFVRHKILDAIGDVSLFGRPVIGHMTAFKTGHALNHKLVRKVLADPSCFDIVTARRRDVEGRESGRGSLAGALELEPLVA
- a CDS encoding thioredoxin domain-containing protein, coding for MSMRSTRIALAALLAASLTAGCNKEKAPANAQAPAAQAQAANAAEPSADTVVATFGNNEKVTFGELNERIKEPLANLDKQKFQLRKRGLEGLVTERLVKAEATKRGITEDQLLKAEIDDKIPAPPEEKIKEVFEGAKGQLPPGATYEQMKPQIVDFLSGQQKQEQAQKFFDSLRQGANVKYELPEPPRPPAERKQVAATGPSKGPENAPVTIVEFSDFQCPFCSRAIASVDQVTKTYGDKVRLVFRQFPLDFHKQAQKAAEASLCANDQGKFWEMHDKLFASQQALGVDDLKKYAGELKLDTAKFNSCLDSGEKAATVKADMADGSKVGVSGTPAFFINGIMLSGAQPFDEFKSVIDAELKGAK
- a CDS encoding DUF4388 domain-containing protein, which encodes MASKPRATPRVSGEAASLELERPLAAVVSPTRPLSAHFLAPEGLVLLPESHGASGFFAGSLETLSVEEVFAQILSGIRTGQLVVQHGGVRRTVAFRDGQVVFATSSERWERLGAVMVRLGLLTEAKLAQALAQVTPARRIGQVLTSQGLVSEASLYSAMTFVVREVVLNLFEMVEGSFLFLEAKAPAVDAVKLPERTRDLVLTGIKRAEETGRLRRRFPDDMRVTPGPQGALPGEEALFARLGEGTTLGVLRAAYAGSLYAFYSGVEEAVRGGHLAVRPAEAPPAPGPAVEGMAWELLSAEERYNLLLSLVHRALREAGRDVDLLRGFVEAPPPGLEDAYQGVTLGPDGRVDVARLRANVSTSGGEAVGRAMALEALDAFVSYALFSARNVLPADVAERLANTYRTLQGGLT